Genomic DNA from Callospermophilus lateralis isolate mCalLat2 chromosome 11, mCalLat2.hap1, whole genome shotgun sequence:
TTGGGGAGTGAGGGGCTGGGCTGCCCAGAGAGGGTCCCACAGCCCTGCTGGTCTCCAGAACAGACTCCAGGGGCTTTTGGAAGTAAGGGTGGCCACAGACTCTGGGAGGAAAGGTTCTGTGCTGGCCTGGCCTGACCCCTAGCATGGCCGCCGCCGCCGACAGGGCCAGGGTCACTGAGCAGTCAAATGTCACTTTGAATGAGAAGCCTTGAACTACAGCTGAGAAATGAAGTTGGGAAACAGCTCAGCCAAAGGCAattggacctttttttttttttttttttttctttttttatgttttttttttgggggaaaaaaaaaaccctctattGTCCAACTATCCTTCCATGATGCTGGAAAATTGCATTGATTTCCTGAGCAGTCAGCTCTAATTTCCCCTGGGTGGGGACAAGGCTGCTCTCCCCTCCTGGCTGCTCCAGCTTGGAAGATCTGGCTCTGCTCACAGACCAAGAGCAGGAAAGGAGACAGAGACCCTGAGCCTGGGCCCTGGGCCCCCGCCCCAACCCCTGCGGGCTGGGGAAGCTTTCTTTGGAGCTTCATGTTTCCTTGTTATTCCGGCTCTCTCAGCAACCTGGCTTTGCGCAGCAGCTGTCTTGGCCTGCCCCCGGCCCGGCCTGGCTCTCACATGGAGCCCTCTGTGCCTCAAGCTCTCAGGCAAACAGATCGAAATATAGTTGTAAAGAATTTGAGTGGCTGCCAGGCTAGCAGGGGAGCCATCTGCCGCAGGGGAATCACCAGGCCTGAAATGACGGGGTACCCTGGGCCCCAGCCTGGGCCTAGCCTGGCCCCCACTCTCCCACTGCAGCCCCCAGTGCAGACCACAGAGGCAAGAGGTGAGGGGAATAGCTTTCAGGCCACTCCAAGAAACCAGGGGCATGGTCAGTCCCCACTTGGCAATGGGTCCCTCAGCCGAGCTTCAGGCTTGGGGAAGTGGGAGCAGAGGATGTCGTCCTAAGGCACAAGACTGCCACCTAAGCCTCAGTGACAGGCTTGTCCTGAGCTGACACCTCCCCATCACCAGCCTCCACCGACTAATAGATTTCCACATCGTGAACCTGGagaggaaggaaaaggaagaaggcATTCCCCGCTGCCGCTAGACCCAGCAAAGAGGGGCCTCCCACACCTCCATTTCCCTTTGGTGTGTCCCCCTGCCCCTCCTGGTAGGGGGGACACTGAGTATGTGGACTATTCAGACAGGCCTCCAGCCACAGTGACACATCTGGTTCCAATCAAGAGAACAGGTTCTCAGGTCACAGAGGAACATGGCGAAGGAGGCCAGAGGACAAGCAACCCGAGCTCACTGTGGCACCCCCTAGCGCTTCCTCCCCAGAATGAACCCCCAATCCCATTTGTCTCCTCTCGCCTCCCGGATGAGTCTCCCATAGCCcctgggagacagagggaaatcctgtgggggtggggagggcctCCTTTTTTCTTCCCTGGGTACTGACCACAGATCCCGGACCTCGTCCCTACTTAAACCTTCAAACCACAAAGGAAAGTAGGGGCGGTGGGGAGGAGGAAGGGCTGCAAATAAGGAGCAAGCAAAGGACCCGAAGCCATCAGGTCCCAGCTGGCGCTCACGGCCCATGGGGAAGAGTCCAGAGAAGGAAGTCCACTAGAACTCACTGAACCTGCCCCATGCCTGGTGCATGCCTTATGCCCACTCCTTCACAGCAGCTCTGAACAATGGGAAGCATCAGCCCCACTGgacagatagggaaactgaggctcgggGAGCCAGAGGTCTCAACTGTCCAGCTCACCCAGGTAGTAAGTAACCTGGTGTCTGATTCCAGAGCGTGGACACCAAGCTGCCCTCCGGGAAGCCATCTGGATCTGCTCTGATTCCCACAGTCAGCACAAAGGACAGCCCCAGACCCAACTTCTTCTCAGGCCAGAGTCAGAGGATACAAGCCTCAACTAGCAGCCTCAGTGGACAGGGTTTGGTGCCAGAGTTCTCATCCTGGCTCTGGATGACCTTGGTGTCTGGGCCTCAACATCCCTAGCAATAAAATGGACCGGGGCTGTCTAAAACTGGGTTGAACTGTGATTCAGTGACTCCCCCCGTCCTTTCGTTCCTGTCACCCCGAACAAACCTAGAGGCTTCCCCCTGGCCTGGGTGGTCTTTAGGAAAAGGATTCTGGCCCTAATTTCAGAATGCAGAGTTGGCAAGGGGGCCAAGAGAATGATGGGACCCAGCCATCCATGGAAGCTGCTAATCTCCATCTTCCCTCCGCCCCTCCCCAGGGGACTGTACTGCCGCCCCCACTGAAAGCAATTTGTCATGCCCTGAATTAAGTGATTCCAACAAGGGTTTAATTTCAGTTTAATGGCTCTGTTTTTATGTGTAATTAAATACCATTGCATAGCAAAAATATGTTGTTTGCACTTTAGAGACCGTGTAAGGGCCTGGGGAGCCAGTCCCACGGAGTTTCTCCTCCCAGGCTCCACCAGCCCCTCCCCCAGTCTGGCTGGAATTGTCCAGGTCCAGAGGAAGGGGGTGGGGGACCTGAGGAAAGgacagaggaggggaggggaggggagaggtggTCTTGGTGGCGCCAGCTCACTCAGTAGAGCATGTTTCTAATTATCTGCAGCACACACCCCGCCCCCTCTTCTTTCTGACCTCAGCCCTCCCCAACCCCTGGGGCCTCAGACACAGAGGGGACAGGTCACTCCAATAGTGAGGATCTAATGAGACCCTTGGTTGGCCAGGGTGATATCTGTCCACCCCCAGGGGTAGGACAAAGCCTCCGGCTCCACTGACCCTCCTCTGCTTACCTCCTTCTCCCTCTTGAATCCCTTCCTTCCTGTCGTCCTTCCCTCACAACCACAGACTGCCCCCTTTCCCCCCTCTTCCGTGAGGATCCAGAAGGCAGCTGCTGCAGCCTCCCAGCTCCATCCAACCACTTCTGGGTCAGAGGTGACACTGCCACAGGGGCCTGGAATGCAGGGGGAGTTCCTCTGGCTGGAAATGTTTCAGGGTCATTAACCACATAGCCATATACCCTCCAGAAAGGAGGGGGGCTGAGCAGGCACCCCAAATCCTACATGCCTCATGACATTCCTGGAGCAGCTTGGTGGCAAAATCTGGCTCTGAGAGCCAAGGGGTTGGGACAATGGGCTTTTCCTGCAAGGAGCTGAAGGGGTGGCAGCCGCTGAACCTCAGAACATTGATGGGGAACAGGCTGGAGGCCTGGCCATCCCTCCGGGGATTCTGCTGCCCCAATCCAGGAGTCAGTTCAAGGCTCCGCGTTTCCTCCCTTCCCCCACCTGTCTTCTTGCCAGCGGGAAAACCCAGCCCCCAGCCCATCAGGGCTTGATCTCCCCTAATGAGCTGGGAAATGGAAACCAAATGCTTGCTGTAGATCGGCACCAGTGGGCTAGGGGACCCTGGACGGCACAGCATGCCCATCCCCCTGCTCCAAGGCAGGAGAAAGGGTCATTTCCTGGGGAGGCAGAGCCGAGCACGCAGGACCTCAGTTCTCAGGTTCTTCTGGGTGTAGTGGGGTGGCCCCCACCAGGACGTAAGAACTTGGTCCTTACCACCTCCCTCCAGTGCTGCCAGAGGTGTGGACACTCCCTGTGGAACTCAAGGGACCATTCAAGGTTATCCAAAAGCAGAAGGCAGGGTGGAAGGCCCTACATGCAAATATAGATCtgcttttattgttttcttttttttccttttttttttctttgtggtactgggggtGAGCCCACTCTaccacctttttattttttgagacaggtctcaccaaattgctcaggctggcctcaaactttcaatccttctgcctcagcctcccatgttgctGAGATCATAAGCACCATCGCACccagctttattttcttttgacccTAGCACCTAGCCCCAGGGTCATGGGACCAGCTCTCAGAGGGGAGTGGTGGAGTGTGGAACCCCCTCAACAGTATACATGCTCTGTTCTCCAGTGTCAGACAACTCCCTTAAAACCTTCAATGGGGACACCTAATGAGTGAGGGTCCACTCCCTCATAGTCTAGAAGGAAGGGACAGTCTCTGAAAATGTCTCGTTCTCTCTTCTCACCTCACACACTCGCTCAGATTCACACTGCCCACACAAACACCACACAAGTGAGTCTCATCTACACCCCTGGGTAAAAGCCCCTACTCCCAGGCCTCACCAGGCTACCTTCACACACGCACCCCCCACACAAATCCCATGTCCCATTTATCTGTCACACAGAcacacccaggccacacacagtgCTGTCTCCACACAGACTCTGCTTAAAAATCagctctgtctgtgtgtgtgtctgtggtactggggactgaaaccCGGGCCCAGTGTATGCTATGCTGGAGCCTGCTTTTCTTGGAGACCCatgcaaggggaaaaaaaaaaaaaactcccacaaCCTGCCAAGGGTTCAAGCACGGGGAAGGGGGTTGGAAAGATACATTTCAGGGAAAGAGATCCTTCTACTCAGGACCTAAAACTTAATCTTGGGGCTGTACCACCTCCTAACCCAACATGCCTTGGCCCAGGCCTCAGAAGGAGGGGGCTCTGGGAAGGGTGGCCAGCGGGCCCGGGAGCTACTCTCAACACCACTTTGTTCTTTATCTCCTTCTGCTGGCAGCAGCCTGGCGCCTGGGAGACCAGATGGCTGCAGGCGGCTGCAGGCTGCGCCGCTGAGGCAAAGCTAGACTTGCTAGAAAGCTGGAGACAGCAGCCCTGGGCTCAGGATGCTGGTAGCACAGGTGCTAAGGAAGTCAGGGGCCAGTGTAGTCACAAGCCTGGGAGCACCCCGGAATGGGGGAGGAGAGGGACAGGACACACTCTTTTCCCCAGCAGGCAGCACGCAGGGCACAGGGTCTCCAGGCTGCCTGTGGCCTCCTGGGAAGGGGCCCCCATGTGAGAGATCAGCCTAACCCTACACAAAAAGAGGTGTGGGAGCAGGAGGGGTACTGCAAGATGGCCAGGAATCCACGTGGCCACAAGTTCTGAAGCAGGGGCTAGCACTGAGAGCCCACAGCTCCTCAGAATCAAACTCAAAACAACCCCCCAGTAAAGAGCTCTGGAATGTGCTGCAGAGTTCTTGCCCCTTTCCCAAGGCAGGGAGTGCCCCCTGCCCCCAAGTAAATTAATAAATCAACACCAGATGCCAACCCAATCTGCCCCATGCCCTAGGAAATGCACCAGCTCCACATACCAGCTAATCCAGAAAGCAGCTCTGTCCCAAGAGGGCTGTCCTTGGCCACACCCTCCCTTCAGAAGCCAGTGCGCCCACCAGGAATCCGAGAGCCCAGACAGGCCTCTTCAGGGAGGACTGTCCTCTCAAGTGTTCTGCCATGCAGGAAGGAATGGGGACCCCCACAGTGCCCACCTCTCTCCACCCCTGGTCCATCCACGTCTCTGATAGTAAATAAATCAACCAAACACAATTATCTGGacatttttttggttttgttaaaaaaaaaaaaaaagtgggggtggGGCAGGAGAGAGGAGAAAGACAGACACCCCAGCTGACCAGCGGGTCCCTAAGTCTCCAGCCAAGCTAGAAAATGCTCAGAGGGACTTGTGGGAGGTGTAGGGGAAAGAGATGTTGGGAGGAAGGCAGAGCCACTGGAAAGACGGGGTCACCCTAGTGATTTCATAGCTGTGACCACAAACAGGATAGGAAAACAAGACCCCAGGCAAGCCCTTCATCCCCCCAATACGTGCATCATCCATCAAGCACGCTCAACCCAACCTTGCAATCTTTTTTCCCACCTGACAGCTCAAAGGCATAGCCTGACCTGAACCCTCTGTCCTGCATGCCTTCCTctgtcccctctccctccctcaaaACAGGGTCTCAGCTGCCAAGCAATCAAGCAGATGGCACAACACCCAGGCCCAAAAGCAGGTTTGTCTCCCAGGTCCTTTTCCCCACAATGGGGAGTGGCGGGTGGGGAAGAAGAGCAGGGGAGCCCCACAAGCCTAAGCCTTGGGTGTGGATCTAGGTCTCATGGTCCTTGAACTGGCTCCCACCCTGTAACTAGATAAGGGAAGAGACAATATGcaggtctctctttctctctgactCTAGGAAAGAGGTTTCTCTTCTCCCACAGGCCTACACTCACTTTACAGGAATGGCTCATATGCCACAATTAGAGGAATCAGAACAAGGGCACCCAGGGCTGGAAACTACAGCTGGCACATAATATGTGGTCAATAAATGTTTTTAGATGACTGAATGCATGAATGAATCCAGGACTGATCTGGAAACACAACAGGGCTCCCCATTGCCACTCTCAGACCTCTTGGGCTATCTAAGCTCAAAGAGGACACTCCAGGCTCTGGCTTACCCCAAGGGCACACTCGTGCCCATaaacatacacacgcacacacgcacacacgccaaGGGAAACTTCTGGGTCAAAGGCAAAGCTTGGACCCAGACCCAGACTCCACTCCAGGTCAACTCTGCAGCCCCCAAGCATGGGGGTAGTAGGGGGCACCGAGCCCCCTGCCTGCTAGCAGGTGTCACTCTCGGAAGCTGTCAGCCAGTTGGTGGCAGTCCAGCTCCCCTTTGGGCTCCAGGCCTCCTGGAAGCTTCACGCCTGTCTTCCGGTCCACACACCAGCACTTGCCGCGCTGCCCATCCAGAGCTGGGTGACACTGCCAAGACAAGGGCATGAGGGGTCAGAAGATTCCAGGCAGCCTGCCCCTATTCCAGTCCAGCCCAAGTCGGACAGTTGCCACTCCAAGATGGCATCGGAAGGTGAAGGCTCTTTCTAAGTACAGGTTCTATGAGCTCACTGGGAGAACTTGGTCAAGAAGGAAGGgtccagccaggcacagtggcacatgcctgtaatcctggtggctcagcaggaggatcacaagtccaaggccagcctcagcaacttatcaaggctctaagcaatttagtgagaccctgtctcaaaataaaaaacaaaaaggactggggatgtggctcagtggttaagcacccctgggttcaatccctagtactaccaaaaaaaaaaaaaaaaaaagacactggtGGAGATAAAAGTATAGTCCAGAGTCAGAATTAGAGTTCAAATGAAGGTTGACTCAGAATTGACCTGGGATAAAGGGTCAAGAGTCACAACTTTCACTGCAATAAAAATTGGAGGAAGGAAAAAGACATAAAATTGTACAACACAAAAAGTGAAGGCTGATGTAAACTCTGAACTTCAGTTAATAATAATACATCAACATTGGCTCACCAACTGCATCAAATGGACCACACTAATGTAAGATGTTAATAACAGGCAAGACTGGGGTGAGGAGGAGGCAAGATATGGGAACTCTACTTTCTACTCAATTTTTTGCAACCCTAAAACtgctaaaaataacaacaacaaaaaaatcttgtCCAGGCATGGTTGTGCACACCTAGAGTCTCAGGgtattggaaggctgaggcaggaagattgcaagttcaaggccagcctcaataatatagcaaggccttaagtaacttagcaagaccctgtcttaaaaatttaaaaaggggggtGGGCAGGGATGTagtttattagttttattaggtTTTTGCCTTTTAATTGTGGAGGAACTTACAGAACAAGGGCAAGGGTAGAATTTGTGTTGGGGTGAAGGCTGGAGATGGGCCAGGCACTGGTTCTGGGGAGCTCCCTCTAGTCCACCACTCACTACGTAGTACTACGTAAGGCCCTTCTCATGCCATGCTGGGATTTACAGACCCAGAAGCAGCCTTTGCCCTCCTAGCAAGTCCTCTGCTGGTCACATGGCAACCCAGGTTGTAGATGTGTCCACAGTACGTGGGAGGGCATGTGTGCCCACAGCACACACAAAGGCATGTGTGTCTATGTCCACAAATGCTGGAGGAGACCCAGGTCAGGGCTGCCTGGCCACCCCCAGCACAAGACCCCCCAGCGCTCTGTCCAGATGTGCTACCCTGTTGATGGGCCAGAGATGGGCTGGAGAAGGGCAACCCTGAGGGACATCCTAGCCTCCAGAGAGCCATCAGAGACCCCACACTGCAAGGGTAGGAGGGAATATGGAGGCTGCTGCCTTTACAACTTCTCTCTTGCCCCTCCCTCCTCTGCTTCCAACCAAAATGCCTGTCGGGGGCTGCTAACCCTGGCTCCACCTCCATCCTTGCTGCACCAGCTGGTTCTGCCGCTCAGCTGGGTGGGCTGGGAGTCCTCCCTGACTCCTTATGATTTGGACCCTTCTGGGCCCAGGTGAAACATCAGACATTAGTGACAAGGGAGACCTCTTCCTAGGACTAGAGCAGGGTGAGGGCTGGAGCAGAGGTTggcaggacatctaccccatagaCAGATAATCCAGAGATGACAGAAGCATCCCTGGAAGTGGGGAGAATCTGTGCTGTGAACTCAATGCAATGATTTTGGGCCAACCAGGACCCTTTACACCTCTCTGGGTCTCGGTCTCTTCATCTGGGTTGGGAAGAGCGAACTGAGGCTCCAGGGTTGGGATAGGGCTTCAGGAAGGCTGAGGGATTGGGTTTGGGTTAAGGAGGACCCCCTTCCAAAGATTTCCACCCAGGACCATCCTGCAGAGAGTCCAAGGATGCCCCTGGAACTCAGGCAGGGCTGAGCCAGGAAACCAAGACCCACCTGCTTGGGGTGGAAGTTGCCATTGCGGTCGCAGTTGGGGATGGGGATGATGAAGAGGTCCTCGTGGGTGCGACTCTGTGAGGCAGCCAGGCGCTCCAGGGCCCTGTGCAGCTCGCTCTGGCAGGAGCCCTGGGgctggggaggagaggagagaggagtgagagcTCTGGAACTCAGAACTAAACAGGGGCGAAGGCCTGGAATGCCTGGAAGCTAGGAGGGACCTGAAGAGGTGGAGGCAAGGTCTCAGGCTCAGGGGACATTAGTGGGGGGGAAGAGAGGGACACTGAGGAGAGGTTCTCGAGCCAAAGAGTTTCTATAAAGGAGGAGTGTGAATTGAGGGAGGGACCTGGTGTGGAAAGGAGCTGTGGAGACCTATGGAGGTCAGAACAGGGGGATGTCTACGCAGGAAGGACAGACAAAAATCACAGAATTAAAAACTTGTGGCCTGGTACGGGGGCTAATCCCAgcggttcgggaggctgaggcaggaggatccagagctcaaagccagcctcagcaaaagcgaggtgctaagcaactcagtgagaccctatctctaaataaaatacaaaatagggctcagtggttgagtgtccctgagttcaataccccgcacccaaaaactaaataaataaataacttgtaAGACCCAGTTCAGGTTCATCAGTACCATGTATCATAAAGGACATTAGCCAGACCCTGGAGCAGGGTCCCAAGGACCCCTGCTTTGGCCAGCATTCCCCTTTAGTTACTGAAGTCTGGGGTGGGGAATCCCAAAGAAGGTCCAAGAAGCACCAGGGGGGTTGGAACCCTGCTTCTTACCAATCAGAACAAGGAAGTATACCAGTATTGAACTATCACTTCAGCTTCAGCTACACCAATGTTTATAACTGAGGAGTAGGAAGGAAATGCAAAGAAAGGAATAAGGATTCTCCCTGGGTCCGGATGCACACTTGAAGTGCATCTTGCACACAGTAGATATCAATGCCTTCTGGGTGAACAGAGTCCAGatctggtggtgatggtggtggtgtccATGCACATGCATATCTGTGGGGCAGAGGTCCTCACCACAGGCCGGACTTCCTCCCGAGGTGTCCCGATGACTTTCATCTTGCCCCCACTGGTACTCCGGTCCCGCATTTTGGCGAAGTGCTTCTGCAGGCACCTGCGGTCATGAGCACTGCAAGGGCTGAAGCTG
This window encodes:
- the Igfbp4 gene encoding insulin-like growth factor-binding protein 4, producing the protein MLPLCLVAALLLAAGPGPSLGDEAIHCPPCSEEKLARCRPPVGCEELVREPGCGCCATCALGLGMPCGVYTPRCGSGLRCYPPRGVEKPLHTLMHGQGVCMELAEIEAIQESLQPSDKDEGDHPNNSFSPCSAHDRRCLQKHFAKMRDRSTSGGKMKVIGTPREEVRPVPQGSCQSELHRALERLAASQSRTHEDLFIIPIPNCDRNGNFHPKQCHPALDGQRGKCWCVDRKTGVKLPGGLEPKGELDCHQLADSFRE